From the genome of Fusobacteriaceae bacterium, one region includes:
- the gap gene encoding type I glyceraldehyde-3-phosphate dehydrogenase: MAVKVAINGFGRIGRLAFRQMFGAEGYEVVAINDLTDPKMLAHLLKYDSAQKKYDLADTVTSGEDYIEVAGKKITIYKEADAAKLPWGAIGVDVVLECTGFYTSKAKSEAHIKAGAKKVVISAPAGDDLPTVVFGVNEKILKKGDTIISCASCTTNCLAPLAYNLNKLATIKSGIMTTVHAYTGDQMVLDGPHRKGDFRRARAAAVNIVPNSTGAAKAIGLVIPELNKKLIGSAQRVPVATGSTTILVAYVEKAVTVDEIHAAMKAAQSPSFGYNDEEIVSSDVIGSTYGSIYDATQTMVLKQPDGTALVQVVAWYDNENSYTSQMVRSIKYFAENC; the protein is encoded by the coding sequence ATGGCAGTAAAAGTAGCAATTAACGGATTCGGAAGAATTGGACGGCTCGCTTTCCGGCAGATGTTCGGGGCTGAAGGGTATGAGGTCGTGGCCATCAACGACTTGACAGACCCCAAGATGCTGGCTCATTTGCTGAAATATGACTCGGCCCAGAAAAAATACGATCTGGCGGATACGGTAACTTCCGGCGAGGATTATATCGAAGTCGCCGGCAAGAAAATCACGATTTACAAGGAAGCGGACGCGGCGAAACTCCCCTGGGGCGCCATCGGCGTGGACGTTGTCCTCGAATGTACGGGCTTTTATACGTCCAAGGCCAAATCCGAGGCTCATATCAAAGCCGGCGCGAAGAAAGTCGTCATTTCCGCGCCCGCCGGGGATGATCTCCCGACCGTCGTATTCGGCGTCAATGAAAAAATTCTGAAAAAAGGCGATACGATCATCAGCTGCGCGTCCTGCACGACCAACTGTCTCGCGCCCCTGGCCTACAACCTCAACAAGCTGGCCACGATCAAAAGCGGCATCATGACAACGGTGCACGCCTATACGGGCGATCAGATGGTATTGGACGGACCCCATCGGAAAGGCGATTTCCGCAGAGCCCGGGCAGCCGCCGTCAACATCGTTCCCAATTCCACCGGCGCCGCCAAGGCCATCGGTCTCGTCATTCCGGAACTCAACAAAAAACTCATCGGCTCGGCCCAGCGGGTTCCTGTAGCGACAGGATCCACGACGATCCTCGTGGCCTATGTGGAAAAAGCCGTCACGGTGGACGAGATCCACGCGGCCATGAAAGCGGCCCAGTCCCCGTCTTTCGGTTACAATGACGAAGAAATCGTATCGTCCGACGTCATCGGGAGCACATACGGCTCGATCTACGACGCGACGCAGACCATGGTCCTGAAGCAGCCCGACGGAACGGCTCTGGTGCAGGTCGTGGCCTGGTATGACAACGAAAATTCCTATACGAGCCAGATGGTACGGTCCATCAAATACTTCGCGGAAAATTGTTAA
- a CDS encoding RNA-binding S4 domain-containing protein — translation MRLDKFLKVSRIIKRRPIAKIVIDGGKARLNGRVAKAGAEVKVGNVLELEYYDKYFKFEILEVPAGDVRKEKAGDLIRVIETRGIKVDLLSEEEIFERKLEEIRAYNKDHVKKTE, via the coding sequence ATGAGACTGGACAAGTTCTTGAAAGTGAGTCGCATCATCAAAAGAAGGCCCATCGCCAAGATTGTTATCGACGGCGGGAAGGCCAGGCTGAACGGACGGGTGGCCAAGGCGGGGGCCGAAGTCAAGGTCGGCAACGTGCTGGAGCTCGAATATTACGACAAATACTTCAAGTTTGAGATTTTGGAGGTCCCGGCGGGAGACGTCCGCAAGGAAAAGGCGGGGGACCTGATCCGGGTCATCGAAACCCGGGGGATCAAGGTGGATCTCCTGAGCGAAGAGGAAATCTTTGAGCGAAAACTGGAAGAAATCCGGGCCTATAACAAGGATCACGTGAAGAAAACGGAATGA